Proteins from a genomic interval of Mycobacterium conspicuum:
- a CDS encoding DUF2752 domain-containing protein has translation MTDQPRTGRYAAVATGALFAGALGYIGLVDPHSTSSIYPGCPFKMLTGWNCPFCGGLRMTHDLLHGDLAASITDNVFLLVGIPVLIGWLLLRRRRGRKLPPVAVWVTVVVAAAAWTVLRNWPGFPLVPTILSS, from the coding sequence GTGACTGACCAGCCCCGGACCGGCCGCTACGCCGCGGTCGCGACGGGCGCGTTGTTCGCCGGCGCGTTGGGCTACATCGGGCTCGTCGACCCGCACAGCACGAGCTCGATCTACCCGGGGTGCCCATTCAAGATGCTCACCGGCTGGAACTGCCCCTTCTGTGGCGGGCTGCGGATGACGCATGACCTGCTGCATGGCGATTTGGCGGCCAGCATCACCGACAACGTCTTTCTGCTCGTCGGCATCCCGGTGCTGATCGGCTGGCTGCTGCTGCGGCGCCGTCGCGGCCGAAAATTGCCGCCCGTTGCGGTCTGGGTGACCGTCGTGGTCGCGGCTGCCGCCTGGACGGTGCTGCGCAACTGGCCCGGTTTCCCGTTGGTTCCGACGATTCTCAGCAGCTAG
- the trpB gene encoding tryptophan synthase subunit beta, which yields MADLSRPGLPRPSAAIAEPTRHDPDQGGHFGAYGGRYVAEALMAVIEEVTAAYEKERVNPDFLDTLDKLQTDYAGRPSPLYEAGRLSDHAGGARIFLKREDLNHTGSHKINNVLGQALLARRMGKTRVIAETGAGQHGVATATACALFGLDCIIYMGAVDTARQALNVARMRLLGAEVVSVETGSQTLKDAINEAFRDWVTNADSTYYCFGTAAGPHPFPVMVRDFQRIIGLEARAQIQQQAGRLPDAVTACVGGGSNAIGIFHAFIDDPGVRLVGFEAAGDGVETGRHAATFTGGSPGAFQGSFSYLLQDEDGQTIESHSISAGLDYPGVGPEHAWLRETGRAEYRPITDAEAMDAFRLLCRAEGIIPAIESAHAVAGALKLGAELGEGSVVVVNLSGRGDKDVETAAKWFGLMDRGKQ from the coding sequence ATGGCAGATCTTTCCCGCCCGGGTCTTCCGCGCCCCAGTGCGGCGATCGCCGAACCGACCCGCCACGATCCCGACCAGGGCGGCCATTTCGGCGCGTACGGCGGCCGCTACGTCGCCGAGGCGTTGATGGCGGTGATCGAGGAGGTGACCGCGGCCTACGAAAAGGAACGCGTCAACCCGGACTTCCTGGACACGCTGGACAAGTTGCAGACCGACTACGCCGGCCGGCCCTCGCCGCTGTATGAGGCCGGTCGGCTCAGCGACCACGCCGGCGGGGCGCGCATCTTCCTGAAGCGAGAAGACCTGAACCACACCGGTTCTCACAAGATCAACAACGTGCTCGGGCAGGCGCTGCTGGCCCGCAGAATGGGCAAGACCCGGGTGATCGCCGAGACCGGTGCCGGCCAACACGGCGTGGCCACGGCCACCGCGTGCGCGCTCTTCGGCCTGGACTGCATCATCTACATGGGCGCCGTGGACACCGCGCGTCAGGCGCTCAACGTGGCGCGGATGCGCCTGCTCGGCGCCGAGGTCGTGTCCGTCGAGACCGGTTCGCAAACGCTCAAAGACGCCATCAACGAAGCATTTCGGGACTGGGTGACCAACGCCGACAGCACCTACTACTGCTTCGGCACGGCGGCCGGACCGCATCCCTTCCCGGTCATGGTGCGCGACTTCCAGCGCATCATCGGCTTGGAGGCGCGCGCGCAGATCCAGCAGCAGGCCGGTCGGCTGCCGGACGCGGTCACCGCGTGCGTCGGGGGCGGATCCAACGCCATCGGGATTTTCCACGCGTTCATCGACGACCCCGGCGTGCGGCTGGTCGGATTCGAGGCGGCCGGCGACGGCGTCGAGACCGGCAGGCACGCCGCGACTTTCACCGGCGGTTCCCCCGGCGCGTTCCAGGGATCCTTCTCATATTTGTTGCAAGACGAGGACGGTCAGACCATCGAATCCCATTCGATCTCAGCGGGTCTGGACTATCCCGGGGTGGGGCCGGAGCACGCGTGGCTGCGCGAGACGGGGCGCGCCGAGTACCGGCCCATCACCGATGCCGAGGCGATGGACGCGTTTCGCCTGCTGTGCCGCGCCGAAGGGATCATCCCGGCCATCGAATCCGCGCACGCGGTCGCCGGAGCCCTCAAGTTGGGCGCCGAACTGGGGGAGGGCTCGGTCGTCGTGGTGAATCTTTCCGGCCGCGGCGACAAGGACGTCGAGACGGCCGCGAAGTGGTTCGGCCTGATGGACCGGGGCAAGCAATGA
- the trpC gene encoding indole-3-glycerol phosphate synthase TrpC, with amino-acid sequence MTPATMLDSILEGVRADVAAREARISLAEIKAAAAAAPPPRDVMSALREPGIGVIAEVKRASPSAGSLAPISDPAKLARAYEDGGARIISVLTEERRFHGSLDDLDAVRAAVSIPLLRKDFVVQPYQIHEARAHGADMLLLIVAALDQSALVSMLDRTESLGMTALVEVHDEEEADRALKAGAKVIGVNARDLKTLKVDRDCFARIAPGLPSNVIRIAESGVRGTADLLAYAGAGADAVLVGEGLVKSGDPRAAVADLVTAGTHPSCPKPAR; translated from the coding sequence ATGACTCCGGCAACCATGCTTGACTCCATCCTCGAGGGAGTCCGGGCCGATGTTGCCGCGCGCGAAGCGCGGATCAGCCTGGCCGAGATCAAAGCCGCCGCGGCCGCGGCACCGCCACCGCGCGACGTGATGTCGGCGTTGCGCGAGCCCGGCATCGGCGTCATCGCCGAGGTGAAGCGCGCCAGTCCGTCGGCGGGTTCGCTGGCGCCCATTAGCGATCCGGCCAAATTGGCGCGCGCCTACGAAGACGGCGGAGCCCGGATCATCAGCGTGCTGACCGAGGAGCGCCGTTTCCACGGATCGCTTGACGACCTTGACGCGGTGCGCGCCGCCGTCTCGATTCCGTTGTTGCGCAAGGACTTTGTGGTGCAGCCGTATCAGATCCACGAGGCGCGCGCGCATGGCGCCGATATGTTGTTGCTCATCGTCGCGGCCTTGGACCAGTCGGCGCTGGTATCGATGCTCGACCGCACCGAATCGCTGGGCATGACAGCGCTGGTCGAGGTGCACGACGAAGAGGAAGCCGACCGGGCGCTGAAGGCCGGCGCGAAGGTCATCGGCGTCAACGCGCGTGATCTCAAGACGCTCAAGGTCGACCGGGATTGCTTCGCGCGCATCGCCCCCGGCTTGCCCAGCAACGTGATCAGGATCGCCGAATCCGGCGTGCGCGGCACCGCGGATTTGTTGGCCTATGCCGGCGCCGGTGCCGACGCCGTGCTGGTCGGTGAAGGTCTGGTCAAAAGCGGCGACCCGCGGGCCGCGGTCGCGGACCTGGTCACCGCCGGCACCCACCCGTCCTGTCCCAAACCGGCTCGCTAA
- a CDS encoding bifunctional lysylphosphatidylglycerol flippase/synthetase MprF, with amino-acid sequence MNGPPVAVGPRAPARERVVVHVDSVAARWIGASALFCSAFWLVVILARHHHNPAWHCAGRLGWSLTVLVAVALIARGIFLGRPVTATHALEAALCLLVGLAAHVLAFDLLGEVLIAGSGLVLMRPTSSRPRPEDLPRAWALINATAADPLAPFAMQTGKAYHFNAAGTAALAYRARMGYAVVGGDPIGDESQFDALVADFAAMCHTRGWRIAVVGCSEQRLPLWTDPAVVGQRLRAVPIGRDVVVDAARFEMVGRKFRNLRQAVKRTHNCGVTTEIVVEQELTEQQRAELTEVVRASPSGAHSDRGFYMNLDGVLEGRFPGILLIIARDASGTVQGFHRYATAGGGADITMDVPWRRRGAPNGIDERLSVDMIVAAKDIGGQRVSLSFAAFPELFDGTLSGRLQRVFYRLIHLLDPLIALESLYRYVRKFHALDARRYALISMTQIVPLVLVLLSLEFMPRRRHL; translated from the coding sequence ATGAATGGGCCGCCGGTAGCTGTCGGACCGCGAGCCCCCGCGCGCGAACGAGTCGTCGTTCACGTGGATTCGGTCGCGGCCCGCTGGATCGGTGCGTCGGCGCTGTTCTGCTCGGCGTTTTGGCTGGTCGTGATCCTCGCCCGGCACCACCACAACCCGGCATGGCACTGCGCGGGCCGGCTGGGCTGGTCGCTGACGGTGCTGGTGGCGGTCGCCTTGATCGCCCGCGGCATCTTCCTGGGGCGTCCGGTGACGGCGACGCATGCCCTGGAGGCCGCCTTGTGTCTGCTGGTCGGTCTGGCCGCGCACGTGCTGGCGTTCGATCTGCTCGGCGAGGTCCTGATCGCCGGTTCGGGGTTGGTGCTGATGCGGCCGACGTCGTCGCGGCCACGGCCCGAGGATCTGCCGCGGGCCTGGGCACTGATCAACGCCACCGCCGCCGATCCGTTGGCGCCGTTCGCCATGCAGACCGGCAAGGCCTACCACTTCAACGCGGCGGGGACGGCGGCGCTGGCCTACCGGGCGCGGATGGGATACGCGGTGGTCGGCGGCGACCCGATCGGCGACGAGAGCCAATTCGACGCGCTCGTCGCCGATTTCGCGGCGATGTGTCACACCCGCGGGTGGCGCATCGCGGTGGTCGGCTGCAGCGAGCAGCGGTTGCCGCTGTGGACGGACCCCGCCGTCGTCGGGCAACGGCTGCGGGCCGTGCCGATCGGCCGCGACGTCGTCGTCGACGCGGCCCGTTTTGAGATGGTGGGCCGCAAGTTTCGCAATCTGCGCCAGGCGGTGAAGCGTACCCACAACTGCGGGGTCACCACCGAGATCGTCGTCGAACAGGAACTGACCGAGCAGCAGCGGGCCGAGCTCACCGAGGTGGTGCGGGCCTCACCCAGTGGGGCGCATAGCGATCGCGGGTTTTACATGAACCTGGACGGCGTGTTGGAGGGCCGCTTTCCCGGAATACTGTTGATCATTGCCAGGGATGCGTCGGGAACGGTACAGGGCTTTCACCGGTATGCGACCGCCGGCGGCGGTGCCGATATCACCATGGACGTGCCGTGGCGCCGCCGCGGCGCACCGAACGGGATCGACGAACGACTCAGCGTCGACATGATCGTGGCCGCCAAAGACATTGGCGGGCAACGGGTATCGTTGTCCTTTGCGGCGTTTCCCGAATTGTTCGACGGCACGCTTTCGGGTCGATTGCAGCGCGTGTTCTACCGGTTGATCCACCTGCTGGATCCGTTGATCGCGCTCGAATCGCTGTACCGGTACGTGCGCAAGTTCCACGCGCTGGACGCCCGGCGTTACGCGCTGATCTCGATGACCCAGATCGTTCCGCTGGTGCTGGTGCTGCTATCGCTGGAGTTCATGCCGCGCCGCCGGCATCTTTGA
- the trpA gene encoding tryptophan synthase subunit alpha, whose translation MSRLGPLFQACRADGRAALIGYLPTGYPDVATSVDAMVALVESGCDLIEVGVPYSDPGMDGPTIARATEAALRGGVRVRDTLAAVEAISGAGGRAVVMTYWNPVLRYGVDAFARDLASAGGDGLITPDLIPDEAQQWLAASDEHGLDRIFLVAPSSTPQRLAHTVEASRGFIYAASTMGVTGARDAVSNAAPELVSRVKAVSDIPVGVGLGVRSGEQAAQIAGYADGVIVGSALVSALGDGLPAVRALTEELAGGVRQGVSA comes from the coding sequence ATGAGCAGGCTGGGACCGCTGTTCCAGGCGTGCCGCGCCGACGGCCGCGCGGCCCTGATCGGCTACCTGCCGACCGGCTACCCCGACGTGGCGACGTCGGTGGACGCGATGGTCGCGCTCGTCGAATCCGGTTGTGACCTCATCGAAGTCGGGGTGCCCTATTCCGATCCCGGCATGGACGGCCCGACCATCGCCCGCGCGACCGAGGCCGCGCTGCGGGGTGGTGTGCGCGTGCGGGATACGCTGGCCGCGGTGGAGGCGATCAGTGGGGCCGGGGGACGCGCGGTGGTGATGACGTACTGGAATCCGGTGCTGCGCTATGGGGTTGATGCGTTCGCCCGGGATCTGGCGTCGGCCGGCGGGGACGGCCTGATCACTCCCGACCTCATTCCCGACGAGGCGCAGCAATGGCTGGCGGCTTCCGACGAGCATGGGTTGGATCGAATCTTCTTGGTGGCGCCGTCCTCGACGCCGCAGCGGTTGGCGCACACCGTCGAGGCATCGCGCGGATTCATCTACGCCGCTTCGACGATGGGCGTGACCGGGGCACGCGACGCGGTGTCGAACGCCGCGCCCGAACTGGTGAGCAGGGTCAAGGCGGTATCCGACATCCCCGTCGGTGTCGGTCTGGGTGTGCGCTCGGGAGAGCAGGCCGCGCAGATCGCCGGCTATGCCGACGGCGTGATCGTCGGTTCGGCGTTGGTCTCGGCGCTGGGCGACGGTTTGCCCGCCGTGCGGGCGCTGACCGAGGAACTCGCCGGTGGTGTGCGCCAAGGGGTGTCCGCGTGA
- the pyk gene encoding pyruvate kinase, with translation MARRGKIVCTLGPATRSDELVLALVEAGMDVARMNFSHGDYADHKAAYERVRAASDATGRAVGILADLQGPKIRLGRFATGPTYWADGETVRITVADCDGSHDRVSTTYKRLAADAVVGDRVLVDDGKVGLIVEGIEGDDVICKVVEGGPISDNKGISLPGMNVSAPALSEKDVDDLTFALNLGVDMVALSFVRSPSDVELVHEVMDRVGRRVPVIAKLEKPEAIDNLEAIVLAFDAVMVARGDLGVELPLEEVPLVQKRAIQMARENAKPVIVATQMLDSMIENSRPTRAEASDVANAVLDGADALMLSGETSVGKYPLVAVRTMSRIICAVEDNSTAAPPLTHVPRTKRGVISYAARDIGERLDAKALVAFTQSGDTVKRLARLHTPLPLLAFTAWPEVRSQLAMTWGTETFIVPIMESTDEMIRQADKSLVELGRYRRGDLVVIVAGAPPGTVGSTNLIHVHRIGEDDL, from the coding sequence GTGGCGAGACGCGGAAAGATTGTCTGCACTCTCGGTCCGGCCACCAGGAGTGACGAGCTGGTTCTGGCTTTAGTCGAGGCCGGAATGGACGTCGCCAGAATGAACTTCAGCCACGGCGACTACGCCGACCACAAGGCCGCCTACGAGCGGGTGCGCGCCGCGTCCGACGCGACCGGCCGCGCCGTCGGCATCCTCGCCGACCTGCAGGGCCCCAAGATCCGGCTGGGGCGCTTCGCCACGGGCCCGACCTACTGGGCCGACGGTGAAACGGTCCGCATCACCGTTGCCGACTGCGACGGCAGCCACGACCGCGTCTCGACCACCTACAAGAGGCTGGCCGCCGACGCGGTGGTCGGCGACCGCGTCTTGGTCGACGACGGCAAGGTCGGGCTGATCGTCGAGGGCATCGAGGGCGACGATGTGATCTGCAAGGTCGTCGAGGGCGGCCCGATCAGCGACAACAAGGGCATCTCTCTGCCCGGGATGAACGTGTCGGCGCCGGCGCTGTCGGAAAAGGACGTCGACGATCTCACCTTCGCGCTGAACCTCGGCGTCGACATGGTGGCGCTGTCCTTCGTGCGCTCGCCCTCCGACGTGGAATTGGTGCACGAGGTGATGGACCGGGTCGGACGGCGGGTGCCCGTCATCGCCAAACTCGAGAAGCCCGAGGCCATCGACAATCTGGAGGCCATCGTGCTGGCCTTCGACGCCGTCATGGTGGCCCGCGGCGACCTGGGCGTCGAGTTGCCGCTGGAAGAGGTCCCGCTGGTGCAGAAGCGGGCCATCCAGATGGCCCGGGAGAACGCCAAACCCGTCATCGTGGCCACCCAGATGCTGGATTCGATGATCGAGAACTCCCGGCCGACCCGCGCCGAGGCCTCCGACGTCGCCAACGCCGTGCTCGACGGGGCCGACGCGCTGATGCTGTCCGGGGAGACGTCGGTGGGGAAGTACCCGCTGGTCGCCGTGCGGACGATGTCGCGCATCATCTGTGCGGTCGAGGACAATTCGACGGCCGCGCCGCCGTTGACGCATGTGCCGCGCACCAAGCGTGGCGTGATCTCGTATGCCGCGCGCGACATCGGCGAGCGGCTCGACGCCAAGGCCCTGGTGGCGTTCACGCAATCGGGCGACACCGTCAAGCGGTTGGCGCGGTTGCACACGCCGCTGCCGCTGCTCGCCTTCACCGCGTGGCCCGAGGTGCGCAGCCAGCTGGCCATGACCTGGGGCACCGAGACGTTCATCGTCCCGATCATGGAGTCCACCGACGAGATGATCCGCCAGGCCGACAAGTCGTTGGTCGAGCTGGGCCGCTACCGGCGGGGCGATCTGGTGGTTATCGTCGCCGGCGCGCCACCGGGCACGGTAGGGTCAACCAACCTGATCCACGTACACCGCATTGGGGAGGACGACCTCTAG
- a CDS encoding prolipoprotein diacylglyceryl transferase codes for MTTTWLAYFPSPPRGVWHLGPLPIRAYAVFIIIGIVAALLIGDRRWAARGGERGVIYDIAMWAVPFGLLGGRLYHLATDWQTYWGPGGAGFGAALRIWDGGLGIWGAVALGGVGAWIGCRRRGIPLPAFGDALAPGLVLAQAIGRLGNYFNQELYGRETTLPWGLQIFYRRDPTGFVDPHSLDGVSTGHVAFVVQPTFLYELIWNLLVFAFLLYVDRKYRLGHGRLFAVYVAAYCVGRFCVELLRDDAATHIAGIRINSFTSTFVFIGAVVYVILAPKGREEPETLRGTYDVPLEPEPEPELASVAAASDAPAAASVAGVEDSTETPEPETQEPEAAQTAVAEDEIQSVTDEPEVALEPEALEPEAVEPETVEPETAEEREADDEAEPEEPEAAEAEADADAPEPDAQDEGEPSEPAEPPVAAAEEAPEAPARRRWGFGRRKRQGN; via the coding sequence GTGACGACCACCTGGCTCGCGTATTTTCCGAGTCCGCCGCGCGGGGTCTGGCACTTGGGGCCGTTGCCGATTCGCGCCTATGCCGTGTTCATCATCATCGGTATCGTGGCCGCGCTGCTGATCGGCGACCGGCGGTGGGCGGCCCGCGGCGGCGAGCGCGGCGTCATCTACGACATCGCGATGTGGGCGGTGCCGTTCGGCTTGCTCGGCGGCAGGCTCTATCACCTGGCCACCGATTGGCAGACGTATTGGGGCCCGGGCGGCGCCGGTTTCGGCGCGGCGCTGCGGATCTGGGACGGCGGCCTGGGCATCTGGGGTGCGGTGGCGCTCGGCGGGGTGGGCGCCTGGATCGGTTGCCGGCGCCGCGGAATCCCGTTGCCCGCCTTCGGCGACGCGCTGGCCCCGGGACTGGTGTTGGCGCAGGCCATCGGCCGGCTGGGCAACTATTTCAACCAGGAGCTCTACGGGCGGGAAACCACGCTGCCGTGGGGCCTGCAGATTTTCTACCGCCGGGATCCCACGGGTTTCGTGGATCCGCATTCGCTCGACGGCGTTTCGACCGGGCACGTGGCGTTCGTCGTCCAGCCGACGTTCCTTTACGAATTGATCTGGAACCTCTTGGTATTCGCGTTCTTGCTCTACGTGGATCGGAAGTACCGGCTCGGGCACGGACGACTGTTCGCCGTCTACGTTGCGGCGTATTGCGTCGGGCGGTTCTGCGTCGAGCTGCTGCGTGACGACGCCGCGACGCACATCGCCGGAATCCGAATCAACTCGTTCACATCGACTTTCGTGTTCATCGGGGCCGTGGTCTACGTCATCCTGGCCCCGAAGGGCCGCGAGGAGCCCGAAACCCTGCGCGGCACGTATGACGTTCCGCTCGAGCCCGAACCGGAGCCCGAACTAGCGTCCGTCGCAGCGGCTTCCGATGCGCCGGCCGCAGCAAGCGTTGCCGGAGTGGAAGATTCGACGGAGACGCCCGAGCCGGAGACCCAAGAGCCGGAAGCCGCGCAGACCGCCGTCGCGGAGGATGAGATCCAGTCGGTGACCGATGAGCCCGAGGTCGCCCTCGAACCCGAAGCGCTCGAGCCGGAAGCCGTCGAGCCGGAGACCGTCGAGCCGGAGACCGCCGAAGAGCGGGAAGCCGACGACGAGGCGGAGCCCGAAGAGCCCGAGGCCGCCGAAGCCGAAGCCGACGCCGACGCACCCGAGCCCGACGCGCAGGACGAAGGCGAGCCGTCAGAACCGGCCGAGCCGCCCGTCGCCGCGGCCGAGGAAGCGCCCGAGGCACCGGCGCGCAGGCGCTGGGGCTTTGGGCGCAGAAAGCGCCAGGGCAACTAG
- a CDS encoding acyl-CoA thioesterase II, protein MGVLDLNRIADDLFIGSHPTKNPMRTFGGQLMAQSFVASSRTLSQDLPPSAFSVHFVNGGDITKDIEFRVVRLRDERRFANRRVDAVQDGVVLSSAMISYMAGSSLANGALEHGVAPPEVAEPHTQAPMSELLRGYEQTVPHFVTALHPIDYRYTNDPAWVMRDKGDRLPHNRVWVKADGVLPDDPVLHTATMIYSSDTTVLDSVITTHGLSWGHDRIFAASANHSVWFHRQVDFNDYVLYSTSSPVAAESRGLGTGHFFDRSGQIVATVVQEGVLIYFPSS, encoded by the coding sequence ATGGGGGTGCTGGATCTCAATCGGATCGCCGACGATCTGTTCATTGGCTCCCATCCCACCAAAAACCCGATGCGGACGTTCGGCGGCCAGCTCATGGCGCAATCGTTCGTCGCGAGCAGCCGCACGCTGAGCCAGGACCTGCCGCCCAGCGCATTTTCGGTGCACTTCGTCAACGGCGGGGACATCACCAAGGACATCGAATTCCGCGTCGTGCGGCTGCGCGACGAACGGCGCTTCGCCAACCGGCGCGTCGACGCCGTGCAGGACGGGGTGGTGCTGTCCTCGGCGATGATCTCGTACATGGCCGGCAGCTCGCTGGCCAACGGGGCGCTCGAGCACGGCGTCGCTCCGCCGGAGGTGGCCGAGCCGCACACCCAAGCGCCGATGAGCGAGCTGTTGCGCGGCTACGAGCAGACCGTGCCGCACTTCGTCACGGCCCTGCACCCGATCGACTACCGCTACACCAACGACCCGGCCTGGGTGATGCGGGACAAGGGCGACCGCCTCCCGCACAATCGGGTCTGGGTGAAGGCGGACGGGGTGCTACCCGACGACCCCGTGCTGCACACCGCGACCATGATCTACTCGTCGGACACCACCGTGCTGGACTCGGTCATCACCACCCACGGGCTGTCCTGGGGCCACGACCGCATCTTCGCCGCGTCCGCGAATCACTCGGTGTGGTTTCACCGGCAGGTCGACTTCAACGACTACGTGCTGTATTCGACGTCGTCCCCGGTGGCCGCCGAGTCCCGCGGGCTGGGCACCGGGCACTTCTTCGATCGCTCCGGGCAGATCGTCGCCACGGTGGTCCAAGAAGGCGTGTTGATATATTTTCCGTCCTCCTGA